Proteins encoded in a region of the Paenibacillus pedocola genome:
- a CDS encoding TVP38/TMEM64 family protein — MRKWLTAILYVSGIILAFIYRYDLLDWLREDHSPFLSLLAATALAFFPVLPYKLIIGLFGYAYGSLTGALICWSATTLAAAIMYGLVKYLFQKQARTYLASVPALEKFTSAVQRRPFASIILARLAPVVPQTAVNIYAGAAGLPFWSYLAASGLGKIPGITLYAYLGGQLFEHPRSAVIAIVLYAAVLLLAGLSLRPRPAGSTKGR, encoded by the coding sequence ATGAGAAAATGGCTTACAGCAATACTTTATGTTTCGGGTATTATTCTTGCGTTTATCTACAGATATGATCTGCTGGACTGGCTGCGTGAGGATCATAGCCCATTTCTGTCCCTGCTGGCCGCAACAGCGCTGGCATTCTTTCCGGTCCTGCCTTATAAGTTAATCATTGGCTTGTTCGGATATGCATATGGGAGTCTCACCGGGGCGCTGATTTGCTGGAGTGCAACAACGCTTGCAGCAGCGATAATGTACGGCCTCGTTAAATATTTGTTCCAAAAGCAAGCCCGAACCTATCTCGCGTCCGTACCGGCTCTGGAAAAATTCACCTCCGCTGTGCAGCGGCGTCCGTTCGCGTCCATCATCCTGGCCCGCCTTGCACCGGTTGTGCCCCAGACCGCAGTTAATATCTATGCCGGTGCTGCCGGCTTGCCCTTCTGGAGCTATCTCGCCGCTTCCGGACTCGGTAAAATCCCTGGAATCACACTCTACGCATATCTCGGAGGGCAGTTATTCGAGCATCCGCGGAGCGCTGTTATCGCAATAGTACTTTATGCCGCTGTGCTCTTACTGGCCGGTTTGTCTCTGCGCCCGCGTCCAGCCGGTAGTACAAAAGGCCGATAA
- the nirB gene encoding nitrite reductase large subunit NirB, protein MRVEREKLVLIGNGMAGVGTIEQILKLGGAYDITIFGSEPHPNYNRIMLSYVLEGSKSIEDIILNDRQWYEDNHITLHTGTTVVRIDEESRQVIADNGLSVSYDKVIIATGSNSFILPVPGSTKEGVVGFRDIADCDAMLAAAQQYRTAAVIGGGLLGLEAAKGLVNLGMDVTVVHLLEDLMERQLDHTASSMLQAELKRQGVKFAMGKQTVELTGEERVNGLRFSDGTELQADFVVMAVGIKPNTQLAKDSGITVNRGIVVNDYLQTSMENVYSVGECTEHRGTCYGLVAPLFEQGMVLAKHLCGAATQPYEGSVVATKLKISGVDVFSAGEFTETAEHTVISAKDEWKRTYKKILLKDNMIVGAVLFGDVTESASLQKLVKQGAEMTDEIYSEVMGTGCCGGGGAKQGMSVEAMADEEIVCGCNGVTKKAIVDAVTENGFTTVDEIKACTGATRSCGGCKPVVEQILQFVLGDSFQESAKAGICSCTTLSRDEIVAEITAKGLKTTKEVMNVLDWKQPEGCSKCRPAVNYYLGMIYPDTHEDEKESRFVNERMSANIQKDGTFTVVPRMYGGVTTPEDLKRIADVSIKYDVKVVKVTGGQRLDLIGVKKEDVPKVWEELDMPSGYAYAKSLRTVKTCVGNQFCRFGTQDSMGVGAMLERKYERLDFPAKFKMAVNGCPRNCAESCTKDIGIVGNDGGWEVFIGGNGGIKPRIADAFCKVKTDEELVEVCSAVMQYYRETGNYLERTSEWVERMGLENIQRVIMDNAENRKELAARIDFALAQVSDPWKKMLDDDNTRSALFEKANL, encoded by the coding sequence GTGAGAGTGGAGAGAGAAAAATTAGTATTAATAGGCAACGGGATGGCAGGCGTAGGCACAATTGAACAGATTCTCAAGCTGGGCGGCGCTTATGATATTACCATCTTCGGCAGCGAGCCTCATCCTAACTACAACCGGATTATGCTGTCATATGTTCTTGAAGGCAGCAAAAGCATTGAGGACATTATTTTGAATGACCGCCAGTGGTATGAGGACAACCATATTACCCTGCATACGGGGACTACTGTAGTCCGGATTGATGAAGAAAGCCGTCAGGTCATCGCTGATAACGGTTTAAGTGTTTCATACGATAAAGTGATTATTGCAACAGGCTCGAACTCTTTTATTCTTCCCGTTCCGGGCAGCACCAAAGAAGGCGTAGTCGGCTTCCGCGATATCGCAGATTGCGATGCCATGCTGGCGGCAGCACAACAGTACCGTACAGCAGCGGTAATCGGCGGCGGATTGCTCGGACTCGAAGCAGCCAAAGGTCTGGTTAATCTCGGCATGGATGTAACAGTAGTGCATCTGCTGGAAGACCTGATGGAGCGGCAACTGGATCATACCGCTTCGTCCATGCTGCAGGCTGAACTGAAACGTCAAGGCGTGAAGTTTGCCATGGGTAAGCAGACGGTGGAGCTGACAGGCGAAGAGCGGGTTAACGGTCTGCGATTCAGTGACGGTACGGAGCTCCAGGCGGATTTCGTGGTGATGGCTGTCGGCATTAAGCCGAACACTCAGCTTGCCAAAGACTCCGGTATTACAGTTAACCGCGGGATTGTCGTGAACGACTATCTCCAGACCTCTATGGAGAATGTCTATTCTGTCGGAGAGTGTACGGAACACCGCGGGACCTGCTACGGTCTGGTAGCACCGCTGTTTGAACAGGGTATGGTGCTGGCAAAGCATTTGTGCGGTGCCGCTACCCAGCCGTATGAAGGATCGGTTGTGGCTACGAAGCTGAAGATTTCCGGAGTAGATGTATTCTCCGCAGGTGAATTTACGGAAACAGCTGAGCATACGGTTATTTCAGCTAAAGATGAGTGGAAGAGAACCTACAAAAAGATTTTGCTCAAAGACAATATGATCGTCGGCGCCGTCTTGTTCGGTGATGTTACCGAATCGGCCAGCCTGCAGAAGCTGGTGAAGCAAGGCGCAGAGATGACCGATGAGATCTACAGTGAAGTCATGGGCACCGGTTGCTGCGGCGGGGGCGGAGCCAAACAAGGAATGTCTGTTGAGGCAATGGCCGATGAAGAAATCGTCTGCGGCTGTAATGGGGTCACCAAAAAAGCGATTGTCGATGCAGTGACCGAGAACGGATTTACCACTGTGGATGAAATCAAAGCCTGCACCGGAGCCACGCGTTCCTGCGGCGGCTGTAAGCCTGTCGTGGAACAAATTCTCCAGTTTGTCCTTGGTGACAGCTTCCAGGAGAGTGCCAAAGCCGGCATTTGCAGCTGTACAACACTCAGCCGTGATGAGATTGTAGCCGAGATTACGGCCAAAGGGCTCAAGACTACCAAAGAAGTCATGAATGTACTGGACTGGAAACAGCCTGAGGGCTGCTCCAAATGCCGTCCGGCTGTGAACTACTACCTGGGCATGATCTATCCGGACACGCATGAGGACGAGAAGGAATCGCGCTTCGTTAATGAGCGTATGAGTGCGAATATCCAGAAGGACGGCACATTTACCGTCGTTCCGCGGATGTATGGCGGTGTAACTACACCGGAGGATTTGAAGCGGATTGCCGATGTCTCCATTAAATATGATGTGAAGGTAGTGAAGGTAACCGGCGGACAGCGTCTGGACCTGATTGGTGTCAAAAAAGAGGATGTGCCTAAAGTCTGGGAAGAGCTGGATATGCCATCCGGTTATGCGTATGCCAAGTCGCTTCGGACCGTCAAAACCTGTGTTGGTAACCAGTTCTGCCGCTTCGGCACCCAGGACTCAATGGGTGTAGGAGCTATGCTTGAGCGCAAATATGAACGGCTTGATTTCCCGGCCAAATTCAAAATGGCTGTTAACGGCTGCCCGCGTAACTGTGCGGAATCCTGCACCAAGGATATCGGTATCGTCGGCAATGACGGCGGCTGGGAAGTGTTCATTGGCGGAAACGGCGGAATTAAGCCGCGTATCGCTGATGCCTTCTGCAAGGTGAAGACGGATGAAGAATTGGTTGAGGTCTGTTCAGCCGTTATGCAGTACTACCGTGAAACCGGGAACTATCTGGAAAGAACCTCCGAGTGGGTGGAACGAATGGGTCTGGAGAACATCCAGCGCGTGATTATGGATAATGCGGAGAACCGCAAGGAACTGGCTGCACGGATTGATTTTGCCTTGGCCCAGGTTTCAGATCCATGGAAAAAAATGCTGGATGATGATAATACCCGCAGTGCACTGTTCGAAAAAGCTAACCTCTAA
- a CDS encoding NUDIX hydrolase, giving the protein MKSFNHFGVYGICEQAGRLLVIHKGRGAYTGRFDLPGGRLEENEALTDGLVREFLEETGLSVRVKNNLGAFDFFVRYQEDSFTHMHHIAALYTVEINEDHPVSDIATFAMQDSLGCVWVDLPAITLDSASPIAVLAAEWLTSGCLPSQTGYHEHWEMKVLGKP; this is encoded by the coding sequence ATGAAGAGCTTTAACCATTTTGGGGTTTACGGGATTTGTGAGCAGGCCGGTAGGCTGCTGGTTATTCACAAAGGCAGAGGGGCGTATACCGGAAGATTCGATCTTCCCGGGGGGCGGCTGGAGGAGAACGAGGCGCTGACAGACGGACTGGTGCGTGAGTTCCTGGAGGAGACTGGACTGTCTGTCCGGGTGAAGAACAACCTGGGAGCCTTTGATTTTTTTGTGCGCTATCAAGAGGATTCTTTTACACATATGCATCACATTGCTGCACTGTATACGGTTGAGATCAATGAAGATCACCCGGTTTCCGATATCGCAACCTTTGCCATGCAGGATTCCCTCGGCTGTGTATGGGTGGATTTACCGGCAATAACCCTGGACTCGGCGTCGCCTATTGCAGTGCTTGCGGCAGAGTGGCTTACCAGCGGATGTCTACCTTCTCAGACAGGTTACCATGAGCATTGGGAGATGAAAGTGCTTGGGAAGCCATAG
- a CDS encoding Crp/Fnr family transcriptional regulator: MIKEHYNVIEAHGNTNCFSEQNFNRLLVTMKERMVPEGSHLFWEGDYSDKLFYIKRGRVKLTKSTDEGKELILYMYQAGDMVGQADPFFSTKHSFTAEVIEESEVGVIEQKDLEILICQHCDFAIDFMKWMGIHHRLTQTKFRDLMMYGKPGALCSTLIRLGNTYGEKNGDNILINKKITHTDLSNMIGATRESVNRMLSDLRKKDAVEYENGMIVIKDLSMLQEICHCELCPNEICRI, from the coding sequence ATGATAAAGGAACATTACAATGTTATCGAAGCCCACGGAAATACAAACTGTTTCTCCGAACAGAACTTTAACAGACTTCTGGTCACAATGAAAGAACGTATGGTCCCTGAAGGATCACATCTGTTCTGGGAGGGTGACTACTCGGATAAATTGTTTTATATCAAACGTGGACGTGTGAAACTGACCAAATCTACCGACGAAGGCAAAGAACTGATTCTTTATATGTATCAGGCTGGTGACATGGTAGGCCAAGCTGACCCGTTCTTCAGCACGAAGCACAGCTTCACTGCCGAAGTAATTGAGGAAAGCGAGGTTGGCGTAATTGAGCAGAAGGATCTGGAGATTCTGATCTGTCAGCACTGCGACTTCGCCATCGACTTTATGAAATGGATGGGTATCCATCACCGTCTCACACAGACGAAATTCCGTGACTTGATGATGTACGGCAAACCAGGCGCACTCTGCTCCACACTGATTCGTCTTGGCAACACCTACGGCGAGAAGAATGGTGACAATATTCTGATCAACAAGAAAATTACGCATACGGATCTGTCCAACATGATCGGTGCTACCCGTGAGAGTGTCAACCGGATGCTGAGCGATCTGCGTAAAAAAGATGCAGTTGAATATGAGAATGGCATGATTGTCATTAAGGATCTTAGCATGCTGCAGGAAATCTGCCATTGCGAATTATGTCCTAACGAAATTTGCCGTATCTAA
- the ric gene encoding iron-sulfur cluster repair di-iron protein: protein MTANQLNHTTEALSFSGEDLVRDIVLQFPKAADYFKGQRIDFCCGGVKPLAEAAAEKGLDADTMLSDLHKLAQEHPVLEEDTKWNGASSEELVEHIVNKHHRYLREELPLISQNVTKVFRVHGEDSPHLAEVYRLFNLLREDLLKHTAQEEEIEFPKMLAYSANPSEEALAELRGLLSGLEAEHDGAGEILRELRAVTNDFTPPEHACTTYRLTYARLEELEGMTFEHVHLENNNLFLRYQ from the coding sequence ATGACGGCCAATCAATTGAACCATACAACAGAAGCGCTTAGCTTTAGCGGCGAGGATCTGGTGAGAGATATCGTACTGCAATTTCCTAAGGCGGCTGATTATTTCAAAGGACAACGGATCGATTTCTGCTGCGGAGGAGTGAAGCCGCTGGCGGAGGCAGCTGCAGAGAAAGGGCTTGATGCGGATACGATGCTAAGCGATCTGCACAAGCTGGCCCAGGAGCATCCTGTGCTAGAGGAAGACACCAAGTGGAATGGAGCATCTTCAGAGGAACTGGTGGAACATATCGTGAACAAGCATCACCGTTACCTGCGTGAAGAGCTGCCTTTGATCAGCCAGAATGTAACCAAGGTATTCCGTGTCCACGGCGAGGATTCCCCGCATCTGGCCGAAGTTTACCGCTTATTCAACCTGCTGCGTGAAGATCTGCTGAAGCATACAGCACAGGAAGAAGAAATTGAGTTTCCAAAAATGCTGGCTTACAGCGCGAATCCGAGCGAGGAAGCTTTGGCTGAACTGCGCGGTCTGCTGTCCGGTCTGGAAGCGGAACATGATGGGGCAGGCGAGATTTTGCGTGAGCTCCGCGCGGTGACGAATGACTTTACCCCGCCCGAGCATGCCTGCACGACTTACCGGTTGACGTATGCCCGGCTCGAGGAGCTGGAAGGAATGACCTTCGAGCATGTGCATCTGGAGAATAATAACCTCTTCCTGCGTTACCAATAA
- a CDS encoding winged helix-turn-helix transcriptional regulator: protein MEEHQLTMCPRFETAFSFLGKRWNGLIIQTLMSGPKRFKDISGLIPSMSDKMLSERMKDLECEGILVRHVYPETPVRIEYELTPKGRALEPVMQQIQSWAESWVE, encoded by the coding sequence ATGGAAGAACATCAGCTGACGATGTGCCCAAGATTCGAAACGGCCTTCTCTTTCTTAGGCAAACGTTGGAATGGACTTATTATCCAGACATTGATGAGCGGCCCGAAGCGTTTCAAGGATATTTCGGGACTGATTCCGTCGATGAGCGATAAGATGCTGTCTGAACGAATGAAGGATTTGGAGTGCGAAGGTATTCTGGTAAGACATGTATACCCTGAAACACCGGTGCGCATTGAGTATGAATTAACACCTAAAGGCCGTGCACTTGAGCCGGTTATGCAGCAGATTCAGTCCTGGGCCGAGAGCTGGGTCGAGTAG
- the nirD gene encoding nitrite reductase small subunit NirD, which yields MESTKLKYTLGTLQHFLPQIGRVVTCGPVELAIFRTSDDQFYAVENRSPHPKGGPLAEGIVSGYYLYDPLYDWKIDLRTGEVQAPDKGIVATFPVTVDGDNVNVIL from the coding sequence ATGGAAAGCACAAAACTTAAGTATACGCTAGGCACGCTTCAGCATTTCCTGCCGCAGATAGGCCGTGTAGTCACCTGCGGTCCGGTGGAGCTGGCTATATTCCGGACTTCTGATGACCAATTCTATGCCGTGGAAAACCGGAGTCCGCATCCAAAAGGCGGTCCGCTGGCTGAAGGAATTGTATCCGGCTATTATCTGTATGATCCGCTGTATGATTGGAAGATCGATCTTCGCACTGGAGAGGTTCAAGCTCCGGATAAAGGCATCGTTGCCACATTCCCCGTTACGGTGGATGGCGATAACGTAAATGTCATCCTGTAA
- a CDS encoding Gfo/Idh/MocA family protein — MNTPVRKRVAMIGIGDIARKVYLPLLSRHDQAEVVGVLSHSQSTVQGAVRSYRFPKGTTDVNELLSWELDAVFVHSPTPTHYELVTKCLEHGLAVYVDKPLSYDLEQSRRMAEMAENRGQLLAVGFNRRFAPMYTAAKAWLEKAGGISHCHALKHRTKLQSGSSRETIHDDLIHMLDLLLWLCGNDYELLRSSLNSDSEGRLLQSSGMLGWNSGATGMYSMVRDAGADIEKLELHGSGRSVEVSDMERAILYEKGALPRTQGFGSWDTVLERRGFSGVVNHFLSTMNTPEQCGISASAVLASHKLAAELAD; from the coding sequence ATGAATACTCCTGTACGTAAAAGAGTGGCGATGATCGGAATCGGCGATATTGCCCGTAAAGTGTATTTGCCGCTGCTCTCCCGGCATGATCAGGCGGAGGTTGTAGGCGTACTCAGTCATTCACAATCCACTGTCCAGGGAGCCGTCCGCTCCTACCGTTTTCCCAAGGGTACAACAGATGTGAATGAGCTGCTGTCCTGGGAGCTTGATGCCGTGTTCGTGCACAGCCCCACGCCTACCCATTATGAGCTTGTTACAAAGTGCCTCGAGCATGGGTTGGCAGTTTATGTAGATAAGCCTCTTTCATATGACTTGGAACAATCCCGGCGGATGGCGGAAATGGCAGAGAATAGAGGGCAACTCCTCGCTGTCGGCTTTAACCGCCGCTTCGCACCGATGTATACGGCAGCCAAAGCCTGGCTTGAGAAGGCGGGCGGCATCAGCCATTGCCATGCGCTCAAACACCGCACCAAGCTGCAGTCCGGCAGCAGCCGCGAGACGATCCATGATGACCTGATTCATATGCTGGATCTGCTGCTCTGGCTGTGCGGCAATGATTATGAGCTGCTGAGAAGCAGCCTGAATTCCGACAGTGAAGGCCGGCTCCTGCAATCTTCCGGAATGCTTGGCTGGAATTCAGGCGCTACCGGAATGTACAGTATGGTCCGGGATGCCGGAGCGGATATTGAGAAGCTGGAGCTTCACGGCAGCGGGAGATCGGTGGAAGTGTCCGATATGGAACGGGCGATCCTGTATGAGAAGGGGGCGCTGCCGCGTACTCAAGGCTTCGGAAGCTGGGATACGGTTCTGGAGCGGAGGGGCTTCAGCGGTGTCGTGAACCATTTTCTAAGTACCATGAATACACCGGAGCAATGCGGCATTTCAGCTTCCGCCGTTTTAGCCAGCCACAAGCTGGCGGCAGAGCTTGCCGATTGA
- a CDS encoding formate/nitrite transporter family protein, which produces MFTQSVENIVEAAVSKRDKMNESLPRYFLAALLAGAYVGIGIILIFSLGAPLAAIKSPFQPLVMGASFGIALTLVIFAGSELFTGNNMFFTVSTLAGRTTVWDTLKNWVIVFIGNVGGAIILALLIQGTGLFKAAPAEHLIFAAAAKKMTLPFSELFFRGILCNWLVCLAIWMSSRAKSEAAKLVLIWWCLFAFIASGYEHSVANMTLLSVAVLLPNHPETVTVAGWIHNMIPVTLGNIIGGGLFVGMAYWLISPVRSKFSKH; this is translated from the coding sequence ATGTTTACGCAAAGTGTCGAGAACATCGTAGAGGCAGCAGTCAGCAAACGTGACAAAATGAATGAGAGTTTGCCGAGGTATTTTCTGGCTGCATTACTGGCCGGGGCTTATGTCGGAATCGGAATTATCCTTATCTTCTCCCTTGGTGCGCCTCTGGCTGCAATCAAATCACCGTTTCAGCCGCTGGTAATGGGAGCCTCCTTCGGGATCGCGCTGACACTGGTTATCTTTGCGGGCTCAGAGCTGTTTACCGGTAACAATATGTTCTTTACGGTAAGTACACTTGCCGGAAGAACTACGGTGTGGGATACGCTCAAGAACTGGGTTATCGTCTTTATAGGCAATGTCGGCGGGGCAATTATTCTTGCCCTGCTGATTCAGGGGACCGGATTGTTCAAGGCTGCACCTGCGGAGCATCTGATTTTCGCTGCAGCAGCCAAAAAGATGACACTTCCCTTCTCAGAGCTGTTCTTCCGGGGGATTCTTTGTAACTGGCTGGTCTGTCTAGCCATATGGATGTCTTCACGTGCTAAAAGTGAAGCTGCCAAGCTGGTGCTTATCTGGTGGTGTCTGTTCGCCTTCATCGCCAGTGGTTATGAGCATAGCGTGGCTAACATGACACTGCTTAGTGTGGCCGTTTTGCTGCCGAATCATCCAGAGACGGTAACGGTTGCAGGCTGGATTCACAACATGATTCCGGTCACACTGGGAAATATAATCGGCGGCGGTCTGTTCGTCGGTATGGCGTATTGGCTGATCTCTCCGGTTCGCTCAAAATTCAGCAAACATTAA